A single region of the Halarcobacter mediterraneus genome encodes:
- a CDS encoding response regulator produces MNNLDSKKLLKRLKVLYVEDDSSVRNELVSLLSNFFENVFFAEDGKQGLELYVEKKDSIDLIIADINMPNLNGIDMVKKIREINKDIPVVFVTAYSDNDFLSEAIKLKVFEYIIKPIDIRKLMTVLTELASINYHKFMVEQQNKELKEYKDIISSNNIVIKTDENFNIEYVNKLFCDITGYNKTELLGKSIEVLKHPDTQENIYNDIKLSVKSKKQFNERLKNLKKDGSFYIADTTIVSQLNDKGEIIGSLIIQKDETKEVIKRREVQTHLIKDKGEIFIKGKENTAQLQYEINLLKESIEKLKAELRKAKNEKDKYIYTVEKYTNENKKLKLELKQMKKEVDTFEEKHIMVKKINKENADLKIENKTLNAKLENIELHYKKEVKQVSVNYEVKIDDLEQELSTLKEKLNSVENAEVVAQKLSYWKEKAKVEAKKVEKLEKEILNIGDKDILEKLFGKV; encoded by the coding sequence ATGAATAATCTTGATAGTAAGAAACTTTTAAAAAGGTTGAAAGTACTTTATGTAGAAGATGATTCTAGTGTTAGAAATGAGCTTGTATCATTATTATCAAATTTTTTTGAAAATGTTTTTTTTGCTGAAGATGGGAAACAAGGTTTAGAATTATATGTAGAAAAAAAAGATAGTATTGATTTAATAATTGCAGATATAAATATGCCTAATTTAAATGGTATAGATATGGTTAAAAAAATTAGAGAAATTAATAAAGATATCCCTGTGGTTTTTGTTACCGCATATTCGGATAATGACTTTTTAAGTGAAGCAATAAAATTAAAAGTTTTTGAATACATTATAAAACCTATTGATATTAGAAAACTAATGACAGTTTTAACAGAACTTGCTTCAATAAACTATCATAAATTTATGGTTGAACAACAAAATAAAGAGTTAAAAGAATATAAAGATATTATTTCTTCTAATAATATTGTAATTAAAACAGATGAAAACTTTAATATAGAATATGTGAATAAACTTTTTTGTGATATTACTGGATACAATAAAACAGAATTATTAGGAAAAAGTATTGAAGTCTTAAAACATCCAGACACTCAAGAGAATATATATAATGATATAAAATTATCTGTAAAATCAAAAAAACAATTTAATGAAAGATTGAAAAATCTAAAAAAAGATGGAAGCTTCTATATTGCGGATACAACTATTGTATCTCAGTTAAATGATAAAGGTGAGATTATAGGTTCTTTGATTATTCAAAAAGATGAAACAAAAGAAGTAATAAAAAGAAGAGAAGTTCAAACTCATTTGATAAAAGATAAAGGTGAAATCTTTATAAAAGGTAAAGAAAATACAGCACAATTACAATATGAAATTAACTTATTAAAAGAGAGTATTGAAAAATTAAAAGCAGAGCTAAGAAAAGCAAAAAATGAAAAAGATAAATATATCTACACTGTTGAAAAATATACAAATGAGAATAAAAAATTAAAACTTGAATTAAAACAAATGAAAAAAGAAGTTGATACCTTTGAAGAAAAACATATAATGGTAAAAAAAATAAATAAAGAAAATGCAGATTTAAAAATAGAAAATAAAACTTTAAATGCAAAGTTAGAGAATATTGAACTTCATTATAAAAAAGAAGTGAAACAAGTAAGTGTTAATTATGAAGTTAAAATTGATGATTTAGAACAAGAATTAAGTACTTTAAAAGAGAAATTAAATAGTGTAGAAAATGCCGAAGTTGTCGCACAAAAATTATCATATTGGAAAGAAAAAGCAAAAGTAGAAGCAAAAAAAGTAGAGAAACTAGAAAAAGAAATTTTAAATATCGGAGATAAAGATATTTTAGAAAAACTTTTTGGAAAGGTATAA
- a CDS encoding peptidylprolyl isomerase, translating into MKKILFAMFFFTLVLNAANPIAVLKTSQGEIEIELRPDIAPKAVENFVTHSKDGYYDGTVFHRVIKNFMIQGGDPTATGRGGKSIWGKPFKDEFAPNAVFDKAGILAMANAGANTNGSQFFITTVPTYWLNGRHTIFGYVTKGMDIVNKIENVPTSGQARGNKPLSEQKIISITIK; encoded by the coding sequence ATGAAAAAAATTCTTTTTGCAATGTTTTTTTTCACTTTAGTTTTAAATGCAGCAAATCCTATTGCAGTTTTGAAAACATCTCAAGGTGAAATTGAAATTGAATTAAGACCAGATATTGCACCTAAAGCAGTAGAAAACTTTGTTACTCATTCTAAAGATGGATATTATGATGGAACTGTTTTTCATAGAGTTATTAAAAACTTTATGATTCAAGGTGGAGATCCTACTGCTACAGGAAGAGGAGGTAAATCAATTTGGGGGAAACCTTTTAAAGATGAGTTTGCACCCAATGCTGTATTTGATAAAGCAGGAATTTTAGCAATGGCTAATGCAGGAGCTAATACAAATGGTAGCCAATTTTTTATTACCACTGTACCAACTTATTGGTTAAATGGGAGACATACAATTTTTGGATATGTAACAAAAGGTATGGATATTGTAAATAAAATTGAAAATGTACCTACTTCAGGGCAAGCAAGAGGTAATAAACCCTTAAGTGAACAGAAAATAATTTCAATCACAATTAAATAA
- the panD gene encoding aspartate 1-decarboxylase: MTIDMLYSKIHRATVSDANLNYVGSITIDEELMQAAKLRVGQKVEIVNVNNGERFATYVIKGKAGSKDMCLNGAAARKVEIGDKIIVISYASYNEEELETYKPTVVIVDDENNIETITNELVGSDHV, encoded by the coding sequence ATGACAATTGATATGTTGTATAGTAAAATACACAGAGCAACTGTATCCGATGCAAATCTTAATTATGTAGGTTCAATTACTATTGATGAAGAGTTAATGCAAGCTGCTAAACTTAGAGTTGGACAGAAAGTAGAAATTGTTAATGTTAACAATGGTGAAAGATTTGCAACTTATGTAATAAAAGGAAAAGCTGGTAGTAAAGATATGTGCTTAAATGGTGCAGCAGCTAGAAAAGTAGAAATTGGAGATAAAATTATAGTTATATCTTATGCTTCATATAATGAAGAAGAATTAGAAACTTATAAACCAACTGTTGTTATAGTTGATGATGAGAATAATATTGAAACAATAACAAATGAACTTGTAGGAAGTGACCATGTTTGA
- a CDS encoding YbaB/EbfC family nucleoid-associated protein — translation MFDGIDLSKINLNEVMGQVQEMADKAKEENANKIFTSKAGGGMVEMSINGNSEIIDLKIDNSLMEDKDSLQILLISCMNDLLKQSDENKKSMAMNMMGGFGSFGQNS, via the coding sequence ATGTTTGATGGAATTGATTTAAGTAAAATTAATTTGAACGAAGTTATGGGGCAAGTTCAAGAAATGGCTGATAAAGCAAAAGAAGAAAATGCAAATAAAATATTTACTTCAAAAGCTGGTGGTGGAATGGTTGAAATGTCAATTAATGGAAATAGTGAAATAATTGATTTGAAAATTGACAATTCATTAATGGAAGATAAAGACTCTTTACAAATTTTATTGATTTCGTGTATGAATGATCTACTAAAACAAAGTGATGAAAATAAAAAATCAATGGCAATGAATATGATGGGTGGTTTTGGTTCATTTGGACAAAACTCATAA
- a CDS encoding polyprenyl synthetase family protein has product MKQLLNTFENYLKDNLPQSKTFHPHFEEALGLMLDAGGKRFRPMLLLSVVKSKKSLLLANSLDVALGLEMLHTYSLVHDDLPAMDNSDLRRGFKTLHKKFDEVTAILVGDALNTESFNKIANASLHNDVKIELIKTLSADGGIDGMIIGQAIDCFFENQKLELSQLEFLHIHKTAKLIAASLKMGAIIAEYDDITKKNLYDFGIDLGLLFQIQDDIIDETKSEEEAGKTTSNDSNKNSFVNLLGLKGAIDSANELAKKCELSLDSFEETLSKNLKELLSEYLYRHTL; this is encoded by the coding sequence ATGAAACAACTACTAAATACTTTTGAAAATTATCTAAAAGATAATTTACCTCAATCAAAAACCTTTCATCCCCATTTTGAAGAAGCATTAGGTTTAATGCTTGATGCTGGGGGAAAGAGATTTCGTCCAATGCTACTTCTTAGTGTTGTTAAATCAAAGAAATCATTATTATTAGCTAATTCTTTAGATGTAGCATTAGGTTTAGAAATGTTGCATACTTATTCTTTGGTTCACGATGATTTACCAGCTATGGATAACTCTGATTTAAGAAGAGGTTTCAAAACCTTACATAAAAAATTTGATGAAGTAACAGCAATTCTTGTTGGTGATGCCTTAAATACTGAAAGTTTTAATAAAATAGCAAATGCATCGTTACATAACGATGTAAAAATAGAGTTAATAAAAACTTTAAGTGCTGATGGAGGAATTGATGGAATGATAATTGGTCAAGCTATTGATTGCTTTTTTGAAAATCAAAAATTAGAATTATCTCAATTAGAATTTCTACATATACATAAAACAGCAAAATTAATAGCAGCAAGTCTTAAAATGGGTGCAATAATTGCAGAATATGATGATATTACAAAAAAAAATCTATATGATTTTGGAATAGATTTAGGCTTACTTTTCCAAATACAAGATGATATAATAGATGAAACTAAATCAGAAGAAGAAGCAGGTAAAACAACTTCTAATGATAGTAATAAAAATTCATTTGTAAATCTTTTAGGCTTAAAAGGAGCAATAGATTCTGCTAATGAGTTGGCAAAAAAATGTGAACTTTCTTTAGATTCTTTTGAAGAAACTTTATCTAAAAATTTGAAAGAATTACTTTCAGAATACCTGTATAGACATACTTTATAA
- the groES gene encoding co-chaperone GroES, with translation MNFKPLGKRVLVQRTEVEEKTASGIILVDSAKEKPNTAKVIAIGSEVSELKEGDIIVFEQFRGTELSLEGEDYLVLDIENIIGVM, from the coding sequence ATGAATTTTAAACCGTTAGGTAAAAGAGTTCTTGTACAAAGAACTGAAGTAGAAGAAAAAACAGCAAGTGGAATTATCCTAGTTGATTCTGCAAAAGAAAAACCAAATACTGCAAAAGTTATTGCAATTGGTTCTGAAGTTTCAGAATTAAAAGAAGGCGATATTATTGTATTTGAACAATTTAGAGGAACTGAACTTTCTTTAGAAGGTGAAGATTACTTAGTATTAGATATTGAAAATATTATAGGAGTTATGTAA
- the groL gene encoding chaperonin GroEL (60 kDa chaperone family; promotes refolding of misfolded polypeptides especially under stressful conditions; forms two stacked rings of heptamers to form a barrel-shaped 14mer; ends can be capped by GroES; misfolded proteins enter the barrel where they are refolded when GroES binds) yields MAKEITFSDSARNRLFTGVEKLADAVKVTMGPRGRNVLLQKSFGAPAITKDGVSVAREIELDDTLENMGAQLVKEVASKTADEAGDGTTTATVLAQSIFKEGLRNVTAGANPITLKRGMDKAAEAILANLKASSKEVANKTEIEQVATISANSDKAIGSMIAEAMDKVGKDGVITVEEAKGISDELDVVEGMQFDRGYLSPYFVTNSEKMITEMENPFILLYDKKISNLKEMLPILESVNQAGRPLLIVAEDVDGEALATLVVNRLRGSLNIAAVKAPGFGDRRKAMLEDIAVLTNGTVISEEMGMKLETADFSCLGSAARVVIDKDNTTIVDGTGEADKVNGRVNQIRAEIENTTSDYDREKLQERLAKLSGGVAVIKVGAATETEMKEKKDRVDDALSATRAAVEEGIVIGGGAALIRAASKVKLELDGDEQIGADIVLRAIKAPMKQIATNAGFDAGVVVNEVERADNENFGFNAATGEYVDMFEAGIVDPAKVERVAMQNAVSVASLLLTTEATVTDIKEDKPSTPAMPDMGGMGGMPGMM; encoded by the coding sequence ATGGCAAAAGAAATTACTTTTAGTGATAGTGCAAGAAATAGATTATTTACAGGTGTTGAGAAATTAGCTGATGCTGTAAAAGTTACAATGGGACCAAGAGGTAGAAACGTACTTCTACAAAAATCGTTTGGTGCTCCGGCTATTACGAAAGATGGTGTATCTGTTGCAAGGGAGATTGAACTTGATGATACATTAGAAAACATGGGTGCTCAACTTGTAAAAGAAGTTGCATCTAAAACAGCTGATGAAGCAGGTGATGGTACAACAACAGCAACTGTTTTAGCACAGTCTATTTTCAAAGAAGGTTTAAGAAATGTAACTGCTGGTGCAAACCCAATTACATTAAAAAGAGGTATGGACAAAGCAGCTGAAGCAATTCTTGCTAACTTAAAAGCATCTTCTAAAGAAGTTGCCAATAAAACTGAGATTGAGCAAGTTGCTACAATTTCTGCTAACTCAGATAAAGCTATTGGTTCAATGATTGCTGAAGCAATGGATAAAGTTGGGAAAGATGGTGTTATTACTGTTGAAGAAGCAAAAGGTATTTCTGATGAATTAGATGTAGTTGAAGGTATGCAATTTGATAGAGGATACCTTTCTCCATACTTTGTAACTAATTCTGAGAAAATGATTACAGAAATGGAAAACCCATTTATTCTTTTATATGACAAAAAAATCTCTAACTTAAAAGAGATGTTACCAATTTTAGAATCAGTTAATCAAGCAGGAAGACCATTATTAATTGTAGCAGAAGATGTAGATGGTGAAGCATTAGCTACTTTAGTTGTAAATAGATTAAGAGGTTCTTTAAATATTGCAGCAGTTAAAGCTCCTGGTTTTGGCGATAGAAGAAAAGCTATGTTAGAAGATATTGCTGTATTGACAAATGGTACAGTTATTTCTGAAGAAATGGGAATGAAACTTGAAACTGCTGATTTCTCTTGCTTAGGAAGTGCAGCTAGAGTTGTTATTGATAAAGATAACACAACTATCGTAGATGGTACAGGTGAAGCTGATAAAGTAAATGGAAGAGTAAATCAAATCAGAGCAGAGATTGAAAATACAACTTCTGACTATGATAGAGAAAAATTACAAGAAAGACTTGCAAAACTTTCTGGTGGTGTTGCAGTTATCAAAGTAGGTGCTGCTACTGAAACTGAAATGAAAGAGAAAAAAGACAGAGTTGATGATGCATTAAGTGCAACAAGAGCTGCTGTTGAAGAAGGTATTGTAATTGGTGGTGGAGCTGCATTAATTAGAGCTGCATCTAAAGTAAAATTAGAGCTTGATGGTGATGAGCAAATTGGTGCAGATATTGTATTAAGAGCTATTAAAGCACCTATGAAACAAATTGCTACAAATGCTGGTTTTGATGCTGGTGTTGTTGTAAATGAAGTTGAAAGAGCTGACAATGAAAACTTTGGATTCAATGCTGCAACTGGTGAGTATGTAGATATGTTCGAAGCAGGAATTGTTGACCCAGCAAAAGTTGAAAGAGTAGCAATGCAAAATGCTGTATCTGTAGCATCATTACTTTTAACTACTGAAGCAACAGTAACTGATATTAAAGAAGATAAACCATCAACTCCAGCTATGCCTGACATGGGAGGAATGGGTGGAATGCCTGGTATGATGTAA
- a CDS encoding YkgJ family cysteine cluster protein, whose product MKDFISTKNLNFTFGNCKDCDANCCHGIYGTLFSQILKEEFVHVYKNFPILFIFGKELNFIKPVILLTNGIDKCPYLNDYKCSIYENRPTVCRTYPLSPNIDNIIYIDSSCPQVNKGKDFLIQNNEIKKDSFKNLVFEEYQDKYIQTHFEFNTLNKKDFKLLFNINNTSFFVYKGEEDSSYLQFHKKSLKNLDKLFY is encoded by the coding sequence ATGAAAGATTTTATCTCCACTAAAAACTTAAACTTTACTTTTGGAAACTGCAAAGATTGTGATGCTAATTGTTGTCATGGTATTTATGGAACTTTATTTTCACAAATTTTAAAAGAAGAATTTGTACATGTTTATAAAAACTTTCCTATACTTTTTATTTTTGGGAAAGAATTAAACTTTATAAAACCAGTAATACTTCTAACAAATGGTATTGACAAATGTCCTTATTTGAATGATTATAAATGTTCAATTTATGAGAATCGACCTACTGTTTGTAGAACTTATCCTTTAAGTCCCAATATTGACAATATTATATATATTGATAGTTCTTGTCCACAAGTTAATAAAGGAAAAGATTTTTTAATACAAAATAACGAAATAAAAAAAGATTCCTTTAAAAATTTAGTATTCGAAGAATATCAAGACAAATATATTCAAACACATTTTGAATTTAATACACTAAATAAAAAAGATTTTAAATTGCTTTTTAATATTAATAACACATCTTTTTTTGTTTATAAAGGAGAAGAAGATTCTAGTTATCTTCAATTTCATAAAAAATCTCTCAAAAACTTAGATAAATTATTTTATTAA